A section of the Thermococcus sp. genome encodes:
- a CDS encoding M42 family metallopeptidase: MVDYELLKKIVEAPGVSGYEFLGVRDVVVEAFKPYVDEIKVDKLGNVIAHKKGNGPKVMLAAHTDQIGLMVTHIEKNGFLRVAPVGGVDPRTLIAQRFKVWIGKEKFIYGVGGSVPPHIQKPEERNKAPTWEQVFIDIGAESKEEAEEMGVKVGTIITWDGRLERLGKHRLVSIAFDDRIAVYTLVKAAQELGETDANIYFVATVQEEVGLRGARVSAFGIDPDYGFAIDVTIAADVPGTPEHKQVTQLGKGTAIKIMDRSVICHPTIVRWMEELAKKHEIPYQWDILLGGGTDAGAIHLNKAGVPTGAISVPARYIHSNTEVVDERDVDAGVKLMVKVLEHINELRI, from the coding sequence GTTTCTGGCTACGAGTTCCTCGGCGTTAGAGACGTCGTTGTGGAAGCCTTCAAGCCCTACGTTGACGAGATTAAGGTTGACAAGCTCGGCAACGTCATAGCCCACAAAAAAGGAAATGGCCCAAAGGTCATGCTGGCGGCACACACGGATCAGATCGGCCTCATGGTGACCCACATCGAGAAGAACGGTTTCCTCCGCGTTGCGCCCGTTGGAGGCGTTGACCCGAGGACGCTCATCGCCCAGCGCTTCAAGGTCTGGATTGGTAAGGAGAAGTTCATCTACGGTGTCGGTGGCTCCGTTCCACCCCACATCCAGAAGCCGGAGGAGAGGAACAAGGCCCCAACCTGGGAGCAGGTCTTCATAGACATAGGCGCGGAGAGCAAGGAAGAGGCAGAGGAGATGGGCGTTAAGGTTGGCACGATAATAACGTGGGACGGCCGCTTAGAGCGCCTTGGGAAGCACAGGCTCGTCAGCATAGCCTTCGACGACAGGATAGCCGTTTACACCCTCGTCAAGGCCGCCCAGGAGCTTGGAGAGACCGATGCAAACATATACTTCGTTGCAACGGTTCAGGAAGAGGTCGGCCTTCGCGGAGCGAGGGTTTCCGCCTTTGGAATAGACCCCGACTACGGCTTTGCCATAGACGTTACCATAGCGGCCGACGTTCCCGGAACGCCGGAGCACAAGCAGGTCACCCAGCTCGGCAAGGGAACCGCGATAAAGATAATGGATCGCTCCGTCATCTGCCACCCGACGATTGTGAGGTGGATGGAGGAATTAGCTAAGAAGCACGAGATTCCGTACCAGTGGGACATCCTCCTCGGTGGAGGAACCGATGCGGGAGCGATACACCTGAACAAGGCCGGCGTTCCGACCGGTGCGATAAGCGTTCCCGCTCGCTATATCCACTCAAACACTGAAGTGGTAGACGAGCGCGACGTCGATGCCGGTGTCAAGCTGATGGTCAAGGTTCTTGAGCACATAAATGAGCTCAGGATTTGA